Proteins encoded together in one Terriglobus saanensis SP1PR4 window:
- the secY gene encoding preprotein translocase subunit SecY produces MFDKFLNIFRIPDLRNRVLFTLAMLAVYRLGGHIPTPGINPEMLAQYFQQMAGSSLGLMDMFTGGNLRKLTVFALGIMPYITASIIFQLLTVIYEPLAKLQKEGEVGRRKITQWTRYVTVLLAIVQSFAIALTLTKSATGAPMVTISSGKFIFLCVLTLTTGTAFIMWLGEQITERGIGNGMSLLIFTGIVVGLPRGIQDLWEKARDGAWGGFTPVAIAILVALMIAVVAFIVFVERSERRIPVQYAKRIVGRRMMGGQSTHLPLKVNSGGVMPVIFASSILSAPLLFANAQWVQNITFFRKLTEGLRPGEPWYELVQFVAIIFFAYFYISIVFRPDDIADNMRKYGGFIPGIRPGRRTSDYLNDILTRITLLGALYLIIITLIPTMLISGVHLNHLWLIGPVFDHLPSWITNGLGVNFYFGGTSLLIVVGVAMDTANQIESQLIMRHYDGFSPKSGRVRGRRSW; encoded by the coding sequence ATGTTCGACAAGTTTCTCAACATCTTCCGCATCCCCGACCTGCGCAATCGCGTGCTTTTCACGCTTGCCATGCTGGCCGTCTATCGTCTTGGCGGCCACATCCCTACACCGGGTATCAACCCTGAGATGCTGGCGCAGTACTTCCAGCAGATGGCAGGATCCTCGCTCGGTCTGATGGATATGTTCACGGGCGGCAACCTGCGTAAGTTGACGGTCTTCGCCCTGGGCATCATGCCGTACATCACGGCGTCGATCATCTTCCAGCTGCTGACGGTCATCTACGAGCCACTGGCCAAACTGCAGAAGGAAGGCGAAGTCGGTCGCCGCAAGATCACCCAGTGGACACGCTATGTCACGGTGTTGCTTGCGATCGTGCAGTCTTTCGCCATCGCCCTGACCCTGACCAAGAGCGCCACCGGCGCTCCGATGGTCACGATCAGCTCGGGCAAGTTCATCTTCCTCTGCGTGCTGACGCTGACCACGGGTACGGCCTTCATTATGTGGCTGGGTGAGCAGATTACAGAGCGCGGTATCGGCAACGGTATGTCGCTGCTGATCTTTACGGGTATCGTCGTCGGCCTGCCGCGCGGCATTCAGGATCTGTGGGAGAAGGCACGCGACGGCGCATGGGGTGGATTTACCCCGGTTGCCATTGCAATCCTCGTTGCTCTTATGATCGCGGTCGTAGCGTTTATTGTCTTTGTCGAGCGTTCTGAGCGCCGGATTCCGGTGCAGTATGCGAAGCGCATCGTTGGCCGCCGCATGATGGGCGGACAGAGCACGCATCTTCCGCTGAAGGTGAACTCCGGCGGTGTGATGCCGGTCATCTTCGCAAGTTCGATCCTCTCAGCTCCGCTGCTCTTTGCCAACGCCCAGTGGGTCCAGAACATTACGTTCTTCCGCAAGCTGACCGAGGGCCTTCGTCCCGGTGAGCCGTGGTACGAACTGGTGCAGTTCGTTGCGATTATCTTCTTTGCATACTTCTATATCTCCATCGTCTTCCGTCCGGATGATATTGCAGACAACATGCGGAAGTACGGCGGCTTTATCCCCGGAATTCGTCCAGGCCGTCGTACCAGCGACTACCTGAACGACATTCTTACCCGCATCACGCTTCTGGGTGCGCTCTACCTGATCATCATCACCTTGATCCCGACGATGCTCATCTCCGGTGTGCATTTGAACCATCTCTGGCTGATCGGTCCGGTCTTCGACCATCTGCCGAGTTGGATCACGAATGGTCTCGGAGTGAACTTTTACTTCGGCGGAACCTCGCTGTTGATCGTCGTGGGTGTTGCGATGGATACGGCGAACCAGATCGAGTCGCAGCTGATCATGCGGCATTACGACGGCTTCTCGCCGAAGAGCGGCCGTGTACGTGGCCGTCGGAGCTGGTAA